From Psychrobacillus sp. FSL K6-2836, a single genomic window includes:
- a CDS encoding ABC transporter substrate-binding protein — MKNLLDKNKWMQLVGAGALALTLAACGDEETTEDQTTTDQTEEQATDTQESDTRTLTDAMGNEVVIPANPERVLASYLEDNLVALGITPVAQWSVKDGASIQGYLQGDLKDVPMIPHDLPFEAVQEYAPDLIIMDSASMVEGGKYEQYSKIAPTYVIGTEVNNDWRDELKRVGEVFGKEDEAQKALDAYDTKAAEAKATIEAEVGNPSVAAVWLVGGKFFVVGENLSSGAVMYGDLGLKKPAVVKEISASATGNWSEISLEKLVELDAEHLFLINSDTTSGSAALSDALWNSVPAVKAGNVYEFSPDESWLYTGTIANTQIIDNILKSLIK, encoded by the coding sequence ATGAAAAATTTACTAGATAAAAATAAGTGGATGCAATTAGTCGGAGCAGGTGCCTTGGCTTTAACATTAGCTGCTTGTGGTGATGAAGAAACGACAGAAGATCAGACTACAACAGACCAAACAGAAGAACAAGCAACTGATACACAGGAAAGTGATACTCGTACATTGACAGATGCGATGGGCAATGAAGTAGTAATACCAGCCAACCCAGAACGTGTACTAGCTTCGTACTTAGAAGATAATTTAGTAGCATTAGGGATAACACCTGTTGCGCAATGGAGTGTAAAAGACGGAGCTAGCATTCAAGGATACCTGCAAGGCGACTTAAAAGACGTTCCTATGATTCCTCATGACCTTCCATTCGAGGCAGTTCAAGAATATGCACCAGATTTGATCATTATGGACTCAGCAAGCATGGTGGAAGGCGGTAAATACGAGCAGTATAGTAAAATCGCTCCAACATATGTAATTGGAACAGAAGTAAACAACGATTGGCGCGATGAGTTAAAACGTGTGGGAGAAGTATTTGGTAAAGAAGACGAAGCTCAAAAGGCATTGGATGCTTATGATACAAAAGCTGCTGAAGCAAAAGCAACGATTGAAGCTGAAGTAGGGAACCCTTCGGTAGCAGCAGTATGGCTAGTAGGTGGGAAATTCTTCGTCGTAGGAGAAAATCTATCTAGTGGTGCTGTAATGTATGGTGATTTAGGGTTGAAGAAACCTGCAGTAGTGAAGGAAATCTCTGCAAGCGCAACTGGTAACTGGAGTGAAATCTCTTTAGAAAAATTGGTTGAGTTAGATGCTGAGCATTTGTTCCTGATTAACAGTGATACAACAAGCGGTTCTGCAGCTTTAAGTGATGCATTATGGAATAGTGTACCTGCAGTAAAAGCAGGAAATGTATATGAATTCTCACCAGACGAAAGCTGGTTATATACCGGAACAATTGCAAACACACAAATTATCGATAATATTTTGAAAAGCCTTATAAAATAA
- the purU gene encoding formyltetrahydrofolate deformylase, which translates to MKTQAKGNLQQQNAVLQNRGRLLVKCPDKPGIVSVLSTFLHAHNSNIIESSQYSSNPENGTFFIRIAYHCDGLLEKASQMEKDFEQIAAAHNMEYSFNYLHERTRSAIFVSKEPHCLMELLWEWQNGDLDTDIVVVISNHEEARPFVEALGIPYHYIPANKEIRKQVEAEQIRLMEQYNVDLLILARYMQILTPEFVDHFENRIINIHHSFLPAFIGAGPYERAYERGVKLIGATSHYVTNNLDEGPIIEQDVERVDHRDDVVELKKIGRTIERRVLAKAVKWHLENRIIVEGNKTIVFH; encoded by the coding sequence ATCAAGACGCAAGCAAAAGGTAATTTGCAGCAACAAAACGCCGTTTTACAAAACCGCGGACGCCTACTAGTAAAATGTCCCGATAAACCAGGAATTGTTTCCGTATTATCGACATTTCTACATGCACATAATTCAAACATAATCGAATCCAGCCAGTACTCCAGTAATCCAGAGAACGGTACATTTTTTATACGGATTGCTTATCATTGTGATGGGTTACTCGAAAAGGCGTCGCAAATGGAAAAGGATTTCGAACAAATTGCTGCGGCGCATAATATGGAATATAGCTTTAACTATTTGCATGAGCGTACACGTTCAGCAATCTTTGTTTCTAAGGAACCGCATTGTTTAATGGAGCTTCTATGGGAATGGCAAAACGGGGATTTGGATACCGATATTGTCGTAGTCATTAGTAATCACGAAGAAGCGCGTCCATTTGTTGAAGCTTTAGGCATTCCATATCATTATATCCCAGCAAACAAAGAAATACGAAAACAAGTGGAAGCTGAACAAATTCGCTTAATGGAACAATACAATGTTGACTTATTAATTCTGGCTCGTTATATGCAAATATTAACACCAGAGTTTGTGGATCATTTTGAAAATCGCATTATCAATATCCACCATTCGTTCTTACCAGCATTCATCGGAGCCGGTCCATACGAGCGAGCCTACGAACGTGGAGTAAAACTGATTGGAGCTACTTCTCACTATGTAACAAATAATTTAGATGAAGGTCCTATTATCGAACAAGACGTAGAGCGGGTTGATCATCGTGATGACGTTGTAGAGCTAAAGAAAATTGGTCGCACGATTGAACGTCGAGTATTAGCAAAAGCAGTTAAGTGGCATTTAGAGAACCGTATTATCGTCGAAGGTAATAAGACGATTGTGTTCCACTAA
- a CDS encoding acyltransferase family protein, translating to MANKRLTWVDVTKGFLMILVVIGHYPGELNFPFITYIYWFHMPAFFLLSGLFFKELKEEQDTKIPIKKRFLQLIVPYLFFLVAITTVRYGMELAGGNFDVSWYLQDLWKLVIAGRFARGAYGVFWFVTTLFFTYLLFMMMTKYLSRVKQIGLLIVFYIVAHLESIFAMQYISGAPDKASQTIPMLWNLDVVLMAIVYFALGYYGKTIWMNITRPWLLGALIVAITAIITDKLGFIDYHLSMKFLRYDHLLLDLVIPIAFIIAILGLFQRITTILSLDWLAKIEKHSITIMYLHIFTDIILNDYFQYGIIGFTTLGLMIPIIASIAIQKMIPYGKFFLGDIRAKKPIQI from the coding sequence ATGGCTAACAAGCGTTTAACATGGGTCGATGTAACAAAAGGATTTTTAATGATATTAGTTGTTATCGGACATTATCCAGGTGAATTGAATTTCCCATTCATCACTTATATATACTGGTTTCATATGCCAGCTTTTTTCTTATTGAGTGGATTATTTTTTAAAGAATTAAAAGAAGAACAAGACACAAAAATTCCTATTAAAAAAAGATTCTTACAACTAATAGTTCCTTATTTGTTTTTCCTAGTAGCTATTACAACTGTTCGATACGGAATGGAGCTTGCGGGAGGTAACTTTGATGTATCCTGGTACTTGCAAGATTTATGGAAACTAGTAATTGCAGGTCGGTTTGCACGTGGTGCTTATGGAGTTTTCTGGTTCGTAACGACATTATTCTTTACGTATTTATTATTCATGATGATGACAAAGTATTTAAGTCGTGTCAAACAAATTGGATTACTTATCGTCTTTTATATTGTTGCTCATTTAGAAAGTATTTTCGCTATGCAATATATTAGCGGGGCTCCAGACAAAGCCTCCCAAACAATTCCTATGCTTTGGAACCTAGATGTAGTTCTAATGGCAATCGTCTATTTCGCTCTTGGTTATTACGGTAAAACGATTTGGATGAACATTACGAGACCATGGTTACTAGGTGCTCTAATCGTTGCAATCACCGCAATAATAACAGATAAACTAGGTTTTATTGATTATCACCTTAGTATGAAGTTCCTGCGGTATGATCATTTACTGCTCGACTTAGTCATTCCTATTGCGTTTATTATCGCTATTCTTGGTCTGTTCCAAAGAATTACTACCATTCTATCTCTAGACTGGTTGGCAAAAATTGAAAAGCACTCGATTACTATTATGTATTTGCATATTTTCACCGATATTATCCTGAACGATTATTTCCAATACGGTATTATTGGTTTTACTACTCTAGGGTTAATGATACCAATTATAGCGTCCATCGCTATCCAAAAAATGATTCCTTATGGAAAGTTCTTCTTAGGAGATATCCGAGCGAAGAAACCGATTCAAATTTAG
- a CDS encoding SGNH/GDSL hydrolase family protein, with translation MLEIICFGDSITARKEGHPSPILTHKLSSKMTDYEFINAGVSGNTTEQAMFRFNKDVLSKRPDAVTVLFGANDSATHKFVDLDTFKRNISLFAKQIGSEKTILISPAPVDESLQPNRTNERMKQYALAVQEVAEETGSYFIDFFHIFYSQPNYKELLVGEKNDGLHFGEAGYELLSDLIVQKLEEMEIEDGFFKKLVDRLMRG, from the coding sequence ATGTTGGAAATAATTTGTTTTGGTGATAGTATTACTGCTAGAAAAGAGGGGCATCCATCGCCCATATTAACTCATAAATTGTCGTCAAAAATGACTGATTATGAATTTATCAATGCGGGCGTATCTGGAAATACAACGGAGCAAGCGATGTTCCGCTTCAATAAAGATGTACTATCTAAAAGACCAGATGCGGTTACGGTATTGTTTGGAGCAAATGATTCGGCAACTCATAAATTTGTAGATTTAGATACATTTAAGCGGAATATTTCTTTATTCGCCAAGCAGATTGGTTCTGAGAAGACGATATTGATAAGCCCTGCTCCTGTGGATGAATCTCTTCAGCCGAATAGAACGAATGAGCGTATGAAGCAATATGCCTTGGCTGTTCAGGAGGTTGCCGAAGAAACAGGGAGCTATTTTATCGATTTCTTTCATATTTTTTATTCTCAGCCAAACTACAAGGAGCTTTTAGTCGGCGAGAAGAATGATGGACTGCATTTTGGTGAGGCGGGCTATGAACTGCTTTCTGATTTAATAGTTCAAAAATTAGAGGAGATGGAGATTGAGGATGGTTTCTTCAAAAAACTAGTAGACCGATTAATGAGAGGCTAG
- a CDS encoding YugN family protein: MLQLQTELEGKEIGFGDLRSRIDSLGYTIGGNWDYHKGSFDNVLWRDEGETIYLRLPFEVVEGELDNYDAQIKFQTPYVIKHVVNVGLDEDENSLLTSTGFNQFQDPVDKDGHIANKNKWTVAGEQAVEKIVRLVQ; the protein is encoded by the coding sequence TTGCTACAATTACAAACAGAGTTGGAAGGAAAAGAAATTGGGTTTGGTGATTTAAGAAGTAGAATAGATAGCCTTGGCTACACAATAGGTGGAAATTGGGATTACCATAAAGGCAGTTTTGACAATGTATTGTGGCGAGATGAAGGGGAAACAATCTACTTGCGACTTCCATTTGAAGTGGTGGAAGGAGAGCTAGACAATTACGATGCGCAAATTAAGTTTCAAACGCCTTATGTCATCAAGCATGTAGTCAATGTAGGCTTAGACGAGGATGAGAATTCACTGCTCACATCAACTGGCTTCAATCAATTCCAAGATCCAGTTGATAAGGACGGGCATATTGCCAACAAAAATAAATGGACAGTAGCTGGAGAGCAAGCAGTTGAGAAAATCGTAAGGTTAGTCCAATAA
- the tsaE gene encoding tRNA (adenosine(37)-N6)-threonylcarbamoyltransferase complex ATPase subunit type 1 TsaE, which yields MKYERMINSEQETRTLAEQLATRLHAGDVLTLEGDLGAGKTTFTKSVAKGLGITRNVNSPTFTILKQYEGRLPLNHLDVYRLADSDEDLGWDELFYGNAVSIIEWAHLIEEDLPAERLAVQIIRLDEDARKFTFMPLGKRYEQLCEELFG from the coding sequence ATGAAATATGAACGAATGATTAATTCGGAGCAAGAAACAAGGACTCTTGCTGAGCAACTGGCAACTCGCTTACATGCCGGAGATGTATTGACGCTAGAAGGCGATTTAGGAGCAGGTAAAACGACATTCACAAAAAGTGTGGCGAAGGGGCTAGGAATTACACGAAACGTAAATAGCCCAACGTTTACTATATTAAAGCAATATGAGGGCAGACTGCCGTTAAATCATTTAGATGTCTACCGACTTGCGGACAGTGATGAGGATTTAGGATGGGACGAGCTGTTTTATGGGAATGCGGTTAGTATTATTGAATGGGCTCATTTAATAGAAGAGGATTTGCCAGCGGAACGATTGGCGGTTCAGATTATTCGGCTGGATGAGGATGCTCGAAAATTTACGTTTATGCCACTTGGCAAACGATATGAACAATTATGTGAGGAGCTTTTTGGATGA
- the tsaB gene encoding tRNA (adenosine(37)-N6)-threonylcarbamoyltransferase complex dimerization subunit type 1 TsaB: MIWLGIDTSQTPLAVAIVKDEQVLAEYKSSVKITHSIGAMPAIEELMEKANIKPGEIEAIAVAKGPGSYTGVRIGVTIGKTLAWTLNIPIYSVSSLHVLAENVPYFQGVVCSIMDARRGNVFAGIYMNGEVVKEAHMSLVDLLTTLDNLEQPVLFVGMDVTIHWDSIKEVLGEKVQRVNAAFDLPNAAVLIEMAKKMEPSEVHTVVPEYLRITEAEANWMKEQKKNGN, encoded by the coding sequence ATGATTTGGTTAGGAATAGATACGTCACAAACACCGCTTGCGGTAGCTATTGTAAAGGATGAACAAGTACTTGCTGAGTACAAGTCTTCCGTGAAAATTACTCACTCGATCGGTGCTATGCCAGCGATTGAAGAATTAATGGAAAAGGCGAATATCAAGCCGGGTGAAATAGAGGCAATTGCTGTAGCGAAAGGACCCGGTTCTTATACAGGAGTTCGTATTGGAGTAACGATTGGAAAAACACTCGCTTGGACACTAAATATACCGATATATTCGGTGTCGAGCTTACATGTACTTGCCGAGAACGTCCCGTATTTCCAAGGGGTTGTTTGTTCCATTATGGATGCACGTCGCGGCAATGTATTTGCTGGAATTTATATGAACGGTGAAGTAGTAAAGGAAGCGCATATGTCATTAGTAGATTTACTGACAACTCTGGATAATTTGGAACAGCCGGTTTTATTTGTCGGTATGGACGTTACAATTCACTGGGATTCAATAAAAGAAGTTCTTGGAGAAAAGGTTCAACGGGTTAATGCCGCTTTCGATTTACCAAATGCAGCTGTATTAATAGAAATGGCGAAAAAAATGGAGCCTTCCGAAGTACATACAGTTGTGCCAGAGTATTTGCGTATTACCGAAGCAGAGGCAAACTGGATGAAAGAGCAGAAGAAAAATGGAAACTAA
- the rimI gene encoding ribosomal protein S18-alanine N-acetyltransferase, translating into METNITYRKMTLDDIDQVLLIEQEAFDTPWTREAFVHEMTTNLYSHYLVAETEAKDIIGYCGMWVVMDESHITNVAVAERMRGNKIGEGLMREAIRAVTEQNVVLMTLEVRVSNDVAKNLYHKLNFQDGGIRKNYYSDTGEDALVMWVEFK; encoded by the coding sequence ATGGAAACTAATATAACGTATCGAAAAATGACTTTAGATGATATAGATCAAGTACTGTTGATCGAACAGGAGGCATTCGACACACCGTGGACGAGGGAAGCCTTTGTGCACGAAATGACGACAAATTTGTATTCACATTATCTTGTTGCTGAAACAGAAGCAAAAGATATAATCGGGTACTGTGGCATGTGGGTAGTGATGGATGAAAGTCATATTACTAATGTGGCAGTAGCCGAGCGAATGCGTGGAAACAAAATTGGCGAAGGATTGATGCGTGAAGCTATCCGTGCTGTAACGGAGCAGAATGTAGTGCTCATGACGCTAGAAGTTAGAGTATCAAATGATGTGGCGAAGAACTTGTATCATAAACTTAACTTCCAAGATGGAGGCATACGGAAAAACTATTATTCAGACACCGGAGAGGATGCACTTGTGATGTGGGTGGAATTCAAATGA
- the tsaD gene encoding tRNA (adenosine(37)-N6)-threonylcarbamoyltransferase complex transferase subunit TsaD, giving the protein MIKDQYILGIETSCDETAASIVKNGQEIISNVVASQIESHKRFGGVVPEIASRHHVEQITIVIEEALKQAGMTPKEIDAVAVTEGPGLVGALLIGINAAKAFAFAHGLPLVGVHHIAGHIYANALVQKMEFPLLALVVSGGHTELVLMKEDGLFELIGETRDDAAGEAYDKVARVLNLPYPGGPHIDKLANESDKALQFPRAWLEEGSYDFSFSGLKSAVINYQHNAEQRGEEINPNHLAAGFQQSVVEVLTTKTIRAAREFKVKQVIAAGGVAANKGLRTSLEDAFTKENIPFYVPPIKLCTDNAAMIAAAGNSKFSAGHTSNMSMNGRPGLELNSWN; this is encoded by the coding sequence ATGATAAAAGACCAATATATATTAGGAATAGAAACGAGCTGTGATGAAACAGCAGCATCGATTGTGAAAAATGGACAAGAGATTATTTCCAATGTAGTCGCTTCACAAATCGAAAGCCATAAACGATTTGGTGGAGTAGTGCCGGAAATTGCATCGAGACATCATGTGGAGCAAATTACGATTGTCATCGAAGAAGCATTAAAACAGGCGGGAATGACGCCTAAGGAAATAGATGCAGTAGCAGTAACTGAAGGTCCAGGTTTAGTAGGCGCGCTTTTAATAGGTATAAATGCAGCGAAAGCGTTCGCTTTTGCACATGGACTTCCACTTGTTGGTGTCCATCATATCGCGGGGCATATTTACGCAAATGCATTAGTGCAAAAGATGGAATTTCCACTTCTTGCGTTAGTCGTTTCCGGTGGACATACGGAGCTTGTATTAATGAAGGAAGATGGTCTGTTCGAATTAATCGGTGAGACTAGAGATGATGCTGCTGGGGAAGCGTACGACAAAGTAGCCCGAGTATTGAATCTTCCGTATCCAGGAGGTCCACATATTGATAAGCTTGCTAACGAAAGTGACAAAGCATTGCAATTTCCAAGGGCATGGCTAGAAGAAGGGTCATATGATTTTAGCTTCAGTGGATTAAAATCAGCAGTTATCAATTATCAACATAATGCCGAGCAACGTGGAGAAGAGATTAATCCGAACCATCTAGCTGCAGGATTCCAACAAAGTGTAGTAGAAGTGTTAACGACAAAAACTATTCGTGCAGCACGTGAGTTTAAAGTGAAGCAGGTCATAGCTGCAGGTGGAGTTGCTGCCAATAAAGGACTTCGTACTTCACTAGAGGATGCTTTTACAAAAGAAAATATACCTTTTTATGTACCACCTATCAAACTATGTACAGATAATGCTGCCATGATTGCAGCCGCAGGAAATTCTAAATTTTCGGCAGGACATACAAGTAATATGTCGATGAATGGTAGACCAGGTTTAGAATTAAATAGTTGGAACTAA
- a CDS encoding DinB family protein yields MKMFFQYNWVVREEWYQWCKRLSEEDLLCKRTGGIGSILETLFHIADVEWSWIRILQGKPDFQERFEDYNTLEKVRQLDAEFRLEVEAFVNDWNDSMESRILYDTLPDGRIEQDTWGEVIRHVIAHEIHHIGQLSIWARELGKKPISANVIGRGLADSAKE; encoded by the coding sequence GTGAAAATGTTTTTTCAGTATAATTGGGTGGTTAGGGAAGAATGGTATCAATGGTGTAAGAGATTAAGTGAAGAAGATCTGTTATGCAAACGTACAGGTGGAATAGGCAGTATTTTAGAAACCTTATTTCATATAGCTGATGTGGAATGGAGTTGGATTCGCATTTTGCAAGGCAAGCCAGACTTTCAAGAGAGGTTTGAAGATTATAATACGCTTGAAAAAGTACGGCAATTAGACGCTGAATTTCGATTGGAAGTCGAAGCCTTTGTAAACGACTGGAATGATAGCATGGAAAGTCGCATACTTTACGATACGTTGCCAGATGGAAGGATTGAACAGGATACTTGGGGTGAAGTTATTCGACATGTAATTGCTCATGAGATACACCATATCGGACAATTATCAATCTGGGCAAGAGAATTAGGAAAAAAACCGATATCTGCTAATGTAATTGGACGTGGACTTGCTGATTCAGCAAAAGAATAA
- a CDS encoding serine hydrolase domain-containing protein, translating to MLNTTSIEAVKRHLDKYFNKIHQKNTQSSIQILIDSKKLDFQYNYSSEDSNQPFHIASIGKMFTATLIMILIERNSLSLHDPISNYFTNIELENLFIFKDKDYMKEVTVEQLLAHTSGIGDYFEDPVNSGSPMSKLIVSESEKKWTPYELVEFTRKRQKAAGIPGKVFHYSDTGYILLGLIIEKVSGKPFHENLHDEIFTPLGMQDSYMLFYSEPKNPLQKFQKIWLNGTDVTDFQSLSVDWSGGGIISTPNDLLSFNRAFREGRLFNEEKIQFMEKFEHKFRTGIHYGTGLMEIRFEEFFFLLKGLPRVRGHIGVLSTHLFYDPSTETHIIMSFGSSKLMVQSFKALIEIIRQLKRVKS from the coding sequence ATGTTGAATACGACAAGTATAGAGGCCGTAAAGAGGCATTTGGATAAATACTTTAATAAAATTCATCAAAAGAATACTCAATCAAGCATCCAAATTCTGATTGATAGTAAAAAGTTAGATTTTCAGTATAACTATTCATCAGAAGATTCAAACCAACCTTTCCATATTGCAAGTATTGGTAAAATGTTTACTGCTACTCTAATAATGATTTTAATAGAAAGAAATAGTTTATCCTTACACGATCCAATATCAAATTATTTTACAAATATAGAACTTGAAAATCTCTTTATATTTAAGGATAAAGATTATATGAAAGAAGTTACCGTAGAACAATTATTAGCGCATACTTCAGGAATCGGTGATTATTTCGAAGATCCAGTAAATTCAGGTAGTCCGATGTCTAAATTGATCGTTTCCGAATCTGAAAAGAAATGGACTCCTTATGAATTAGTTGAATTCACACGGAAAAGGCAAAAAGCTGCAGGGATACCTGGGAAGGTCTTTCATTACTCAGATACTGGTTATATTTTACTTGGTTTAATCATTGAAAAAGTTTCAGGAAAACCATTTCATGAGAATCTACATGATGAAATCTTTACCCCACTTGGAATGCAGGACTCTTATATGCTATTCTATTCGGAACCTAAAAATCCCCTACAAAAATTTCAAAAGATTTGGCTTAACGGCACAGATGTAACAGACTTTCAAAGTCTAAGTGTGGACTGGTCGGGAGGTGGAATAATATCTACTCCAAATGATCTTCTTTCTTTTAATAGAGCTTTTAGAGAAGGAAGATTATTTAATGAAGAAAAAATACAGTTTATGGAAAAATTCGAACATAAATTCAGAACTGGTATTCACTATGGAACAGGGCTAATGGAAATCCGATTTGAAGAGTTCTTTTTTCTATTGAAAGGGTTACCAAGAGTAAGAGGGCATATTGGAGTTCTTTCAACTCATTTGTTTTATGACCCATCTACTGAGACCCATATTATTATGAGTTTTGGATCGAGTAAACTAATGGTTCAAAGTTTCAAGGCATTAATTGAAATTATTAGACAACTAAAAAGAGTAAAATCATAA
- a CDS encoding ABC-F family ATP-binding cassette domain-containing protein, producing MIVLQVNQITKSFNGEDILTNVKLEVQDRDRVALVGRNGAGKSTLLKIIAGEMSYDSGEIIMPKNIRLGYLEQHAGLESKLTIWEEMKTIFSHLINSEKELRSLESQMADPSIYEDSEAYARVAATYDELQLAFDEAGGYRFESDIRSILHGMQFFPDDYDKPVQALSGGQKTRLALAKMLLSKPDLLILDEPTNHLDIQTLSFLENYLKNYNGAVLIVSHDRYFLDQVVNFVYEVSRHNVARYVGNYSSYLTQKAKNYELDRKKYEKQQEEKAKLEDFVSKNLARASTTKMAQSRRKVIEKTDWMDSPDGDEKSASFGFTIDRPSGNDVLRLEEIAVGYPNKTVSSNISFSVYKQDRIALVGPNGVGKSTLLKTIMKQLEAAGGKIQYGTNVQFGYYDQEQAVLTGNKTALQELWDEWPLMNERDVRTVLGRFLFTGDDVQKTISTLSGGEKARLALAKLMLLKANTLVLDEPTNHLDLDSKEVLENALLDFPGTIIFVSHDRYFINRIATKVIELASEDATLFLGDYDYYLEKKEEMEELALENAVVENTVVTKVNTSTIDKESKKKERQLRRQLEELESQIPIVDGEIATIEEKLCDPEIFQDHEAVQQLQRELDDLKEKQDDLSNEWLELQEQLEEIAP from the coding sequence GTGATTGTTTTACAAGTCAATCAAATAACAAAATCCTTTAACGGTGAAGATATATTAACTAACGTAAAGCTAGAGGTTCAGGATCGAGACCGGGTTGCCCTTGTTGGTAGAAACGGTGCCGGAAAATCTACACTACTTAAAATAATAGCAGGTGAAATGTCGTATGATTCAGGCGAAATAATTATGCCAAAAAATATTCGTCTTGGCTATTTAGAACAGCATGCAGGTCTCGAATCCAAGCTGACCATCTGGGAGGAAATGAAGACAATCTTTAGTCATCTCATTAACTCCGAAAAAGAGCTTCGTTCCTTAGAATCACAAATGGCAGACCCTTCTATATATGAAGATTCCGAAGCTTATGCAAGAGTGGCAGCAACATATGATGAATTACAGTTAGCCTTTGATGAAGCTGGTGGCTATCGTTTCGAATCAGATATCCGCTCCATCTTACATGGCATGCAGTTTTTCCCAGATGATTATGATAAACCTGTCCAAGCATTATCCGGAGGACAAAAAACGAGGCTGGCACTAGCTAAAATGCTATTGAGCAAGCCAGACTTACTTATCCTCGATGAGCCTACCAACCATTTGGACATTCAAACGTTAAGCTTTTTAGAAAACTATTTGAAAAATTATAATGGTGCAGTTCTTATTGTCTCACATGACCGATACTTTTTAGACCAAGTCGTCAACTTTGTTTACGAAGTATCTCGACATAATGTAGCAAGATATGTTGGCAACTACAGCTCCTACTTAACGCAAAAAGCAAAAAACTATGAGTTAGATAGAAAAAAATACGAAAAACAGCAGGAGGAGAAAGCAAAGCTAGAGGATTTTGTTAGTAAAAATCTGGCTCGTGCCTCTACTACTAAAATGGCCCAGTCTAGACGTAAGGTTATCGAAAAAACCGATTGGATGGACTCCCCGGATGGCGATGAAAAATCTGCATCATTCGGCTTTACTATCGATCGACCTAGTGGCAATGACGTTCTGCGCCTTGAGGAAATCGCAGTCGGTTATCCAAACAAGACCGTTTCGTCTAATATATCTTTTTCTGTATACAAGCAGGATCGAATTGCACTCGTCGGACCAAATGGAGTCGGAAAATCGACTCTATTAAAAACAATTATGAAACAATTGGAGGCTGCTGGAGGGAAAATCCAGTATGGTACAAATGTCCAATTTGGATACTATGACCAAGAACAAGCAGTACTAACTGGCAACAAAACTGCATTGCAGGAACTATGGGATGAATGGCCGTTGATGAATGAAAGAGATGTCCGCACCGTATTAGGTCGTTTCTTGTTTACAGGAGACGATGTACAAAAAACGATATCAACACTTTCCGGTGGTGAAAAAGCAAGACTCGCTCTTGCAAAGCTAATGCTTTTAAAAGCGAACACCCTTGTACTCGATGAGCCTACTAACCATCTAGACTTAGACAGTAAAGAAGTTCTCGAAAATGCATTGCTCGACTTTCCTGGGACTATCATATTCGTATCCCATGACCGATATTTTATAAACCGAATTGCAACAAAGGTTATTGAGTTAGCAAGCGAGGATGCAACCCTATTCCTTGGAGACTACGACTATTACTTAGAAAAAAAAGAAGAAATGGAAGAACTAGCATTAGAAAATGCCGTTGTTGAAAATACGGTAGTTACGAAAGTGAACACATCCACAATTGATAAAGAATCAAAGAAAAAAGAACGCCAGCTTCGACGTCAGCTAGAAGAACTAGAAAGTCAGATTCCAATTGTTGATGGGGAAATTGCTACAATTGAAGAAAAGTTATGTGACCCTGAAATCTTCCAAGACCACGAAGCTGTTCAACAATTACAGCGTGAACTTGATGACTTGAAAGAAAAACAAGATGACTTGTCTAATGAATGGTTGGAATTGCAGGAGCAACTAGAGGAAATAGCCCCATAA